The genomic interval tccacaagcagcactgtgcataaatactatatatgaaaaactaggTCGGGTTATCAAGGATTGTGAGGCagcgccttggaacggtcagtaaaatgtaaatttactgggggtttaaaccagtttaagtgcacaaacctcactgaCAAAGGTCAAATTTTCTTCAAAACGTCACCATAAagatcgggatgagcaatactattagcaatcagcgatttaagatAACTTTGgtactttgatataatattataatgaccaAGTCACAATTGATTTATTCAGCAGCAAACATGGGCCATCAACAATGATGTCTATGGTAGAATCACCTAGAAAAAGACGTATGGGTGATTTTTTTTGTACGAGCGATTGCATTATTATCGACAAGGAAGGGTACAGGCCAATGATTTGAACTTTGAGGGACTCCAGCAGGTATTGAAATTGTATCGgacattaaacaaaaaaaagacaACGCACTCCTTTATGCAGTGAGATACGTTCAGTAAGCCGTAATAATAAAGGACCGAAAATGCCATTTCATTTGTTGTTCCCCTTCAAGCCTAGTTATTACCGAGTCCGATCCGGTTGCCTTGCCTGATTTAAGATCGTTTATTGAGTCAATTATATCTCGACATGAACGTCCTGCggtatttaaatatcaaaatcgaTATAACTAGAATGATGTTCATTTTGCGTTACCTTGGCAGTTCTAATTACATGGTTGACTTGGTTGAGTATCAGCCTTTAAGCAAGTCACCTAGAGCTATTGTCTTGGCGTTTGGCTTTTTTGTTCGCTCTTCGTTAATGACGGAACAATGGGGCTCCTGAGTGCAAATCTCGACAACCCTCATagttgttttaaagataacttaaGACATTTCACATTACTAGCAAATCCCAAAGATGGAATTATAACATAAATTGCATACAaattgcaacaaacaaatatgatcaGTCATAACGGTTAAGTTcctgtaaataaaataaatgatgcaAGTACTTATTAAATagataatgaaatgttttgaaagaaaacagCATAAAACTGACTTTTAGACTTTAAAATCTACGTTGTCATTATGACCTGCATAACaacactattgttttgtgcataatgtacatgttctttgtttcaatgcattacgtatttggtgtgtttttttttaattttgattatgctcaaatttgtagaactaaactaattgtaaatatgatatcgaaaaaaaatattgtttaaaccaaaccaACACCAAAAAGACCCAACGATGGCGCTTTTACTATGAAAAGGTGCTTAAAAGGGACGTATACAATATATGACATAAAGTATCGATACAAAGAACTTGGAtcaagtatataataaatacatgtaatcatatttttctgcttaaataataatcatatgcATACTATAACTTGAGGCCACCACAATTTTTAGGACACTAAAATGCGTGTTATCTTACTATAAAAAACCGGGACGAAAAGAGTACACTTATCTTATacatattcaatttattcagtCTGGACATGTGAATATCCTAAAGTCACTCATTTTAAACTATGCTATGTTGATTGATAAGGCCCTTCAAAGTTTCACATGCGGCCCTAATGTCTGGGTCATTATGTAGATGATAAGGGCgtgtcaattatttttaatagtttcttTTAACACAACAGTATATTTAGCAGCATAAAATGCGTCCAACTGGCTGAATCATAtctaatttaattcaaaataatggTTTATTCGCACTAACATTTAAGTGCACTGTCATGAGGTCATGAAATcagtataactttatatttataaacatacatcaactatatatttatttagccatttttatttcgtaaatgttttgataaagtGACTCGCTAATGTTTTttgaccaaaaattagtttttccggtaatgcatctgaaaacacttattttatcattatataactctacgatatcgaaattgcagaaaaaaatgtacagttttagcataaaaaaatatattggttttagtagggttcgaacccacgccggtaaagtcaagaaaaaagtagaaaacagcCGTCCAGACGGCCACCGTGACTTTAGCAAAGTGATGGATATGTTGATCTGTTAAGGATACATTATTAACATCCAGTGATAATGTCAATCCACCattcacgcaacaccacagccgtaaaTGAATTTCAATCGCGTTACTAGCGCTAATACAAATTAAGGTCTTTGccgaagggttccagcttttggtatttttgtgattacactccttatgatttgccacactttatttcgttatttgaaaaatgcatttacatgaGCGAGGTACTCTAAGCAGATAATATAAATCCAAATGTTCGTATCATGTGCCAATGACAATATTATCTAGGCAATCATTAATTATCTCTTATTGACATTGGTTTACATTTGCGATCAGAGTaatcaatatttcttaaatggCCTTCTTCGATTGCAAGTTTGTTATGTTAATCTGGTCACCGATATACTATGCTTTACGTTTTGATACAATTAAGATCATTCTCATCCCAAACCTATGCATATTActacaatatgtttttaatttggcTGACAAAGTTATACagtgtaaacaaatattaataaaaatgatcatCCAATCTTTATATTACCTTGATTGATCGAATCAATgaaatgtcattattattcCATATATAGCTAAAACCTAACTTACTAGGCAATTACTTTACCTCCTTTGCCCTTGATCCTCgaacattattatttacatgATACCAATACACATACTGCACCATAAGGTTTAGCTACAAATTTTGTACCAACATTTCAGAATTCACTCTTTACGTGCAATATCTAATGGAACACATAAAAGCACTCACCATACATAGAGGCGTTTGCATTCTGACAGGAAATTTCACATATATTCTCTTAATATTAGGGGCTTATAAAATCCCCATACTTCTGCTCCTTAATTAACATTAAGCAAGTTTTTCACAAATAGTGAGAACGTCTAAAAGTGATGTAAGAGAAAACATGGCAGGCTTAAGCCTTTTGCGAGTGATCAAGTTTGTTTgccatttaaaatacatgttaaattaGATACATacttattatttatcatattatatcaatgttttcacCAGAGCTCTTTATTTAAATACCATTGCAACAGTTTATTTGGTATTAtgaaaatcatcatcatcatcatcatcatcatcatcatcatcatcatcatcatcatctatgAGTACAcagatcatttaaaaaacataatgaataaTAGTGTTGCTTAACTCCCATAAAACTTTCTAAATAATCAGGATTTGTCAAATgatggtaaaaatatttaaagacttgtacatttttgtcaatttcgAAGACATTTTGGAATTAAGAAGCTTAAACCAAAAGCCGATTTTATGAACTGAATCAAATGCGTTTTTAAAGTATACGAATGTACAAATAAGTTTTCCTCGCTTATATTGTACtgttaatgataaaattgaCGAACACAATTGAAGTCAAATTTACTGTACTTTTGTTTGGTCAAAACCTAAATTTATAACTTGTTAGCATATCGTTATATCGTTAGCTTAAATTTTGTATAACTGTGTGTATAATCATTCAATTGACAATGACCAATGAAATGTATCTGGAATTTCaaaactgtatatttttttcttactaGTTCATtcacaatatttcaatttaatcaaGTGGCATGTACGagtcatgtatgtataaagCTTTCAGTGGACCAGAAAGTTCTCAAAAGAACATTCATTGTAGCGGTAACGAAGACGATAAGGCGGCTGTTTCCCTTCATCAATGTACTGACTCGAAATGAATTTCTTATGTACCtaatttattgaatgtttttcaCCAATGGTACAACAATAATATGTCACATTTCATAAACGGCGTCATGCTTTATACTGGAGCGGACAAGTAACCCCTACATATATTCCTCCTATCAGCACTTAGGTACAAAAACGCCGTACCATATTCCTCTTTTAGACTCATCGTCAGATAGGTTATTCGTAATCACCTTTTCGTGTTACCTTAACACGCGTTGCGATAAGCCATCTTATATAAACTGAGCGCAAATCGACACAACCACCACAGTTTCCAAAGTTTGAAAGTCAAAGCTAACCACCGTAACCATGAGGATTGTTCTGTCTTGCGCTGTTGTGTTGACCTGTCTGGGtaagtaatatttcatttacgttaaacagcatttaaaacttatcatttttgaacacataataataaatgatgaaataaaaagggTCTTAAGTACTAGTCAATCTTGGCTGACATCATATTAAAAAcgtgttttatgtattttcaacCATCATggatatattaaatgtttaagggATGAGAAAATTAAACGGGTAtcaagcttttttatttttattttaatcttattttcaaGTTTCTCCAAGGCGTTATTGAGATAccaatcaaaataattcatttcagaGCACTGTTAACGTTATCGAATGGGTCTACTAAGCGTAATGATAATTGAGTTAATCGCCTTGAAGCTTATTTACCAGGTCTATtccgaagcttgccggagattgCCGAATTGTTACGATTGACATATCGAAATGTCGGTGAAATCTTAGCGAACCATGTTGTTATATATGAAATGTGTGTTGCCCGTAACGAATGCATTTTAATTGTTCTTGATAACTACATATTAAttgacattgttttgataatttacaaaacaaaatgattatgtttaaagaaaatgagtGCAGTAAAACTTTTGAATACGTGTCTTAAAagtattattgtaaacaaacttGTCCCTATACGAAATGCAAATTCAgtaatttagaataaatataCGTTGTCACATTTGAGTTATCAAAACAGAAAGCGAAATAATGATGATATTCACGTGAAATCATGACTAACAATACataacacaattatattttcaaacgaCCTCAGAGTTTTCTGGGTTAGTAGTCGGCCAGATAAGGGATTTACGGGACAAAGGAAACATGAGAGCGAAGCTCGAACctgaatatggtttcctgcgccaaTTTTATCACATATCGGGTCACCTTATAACACCCGAACGTAAATATCACGTCGACAGCCTGTTTACATTGATCAATTTATGCGAAATGTTTCATTGATTTaacggaatcggaaaatagacgcttttttcataaaatataattcagtGACACAAAATGGAGGTATATGGgatcaccgcgtgaccagtcctggaccaatggcgttgcgtcatttatattggaggcgtgatatagcGGTATACGCTGATGAATATCGCGAAACGTTTTCCCAAAAATACCGTCCCTATAAATTTCTTAGAACGCCGTTTGTTCATAAGAATACGACCACCATGACCGTTTGGAATACTTACGGATTCAGCACACAATTGTGTAAAACTTTGATACGATGCCCGCAGGTTATCGTTTGACCAGTTTGAACgtataaatgatttgattgtttaattgtagttatttaatattattggcAAACCAAAAAGTTAACCGGTTTTATACAATGTGTTGCCTATGTCTCGATCTTGATTGTAAATGCTCAATAGAGGTAAATACTTTTATCTTCCACTGTAATgacaaattgtttgttttattttatcttacatTAAATGCTCTGCAGCCCTGGCTTATGGGGAGGATTGTCAAGGCCCGGCAGACTGTAGTCACGTGACCTGTCAGGATGGCGGCTGGACATTGGACTGTAATGCTGGACAGTGCACCTGCTCTTCCCGTAAGTCCTTCCCGTATTTAaatagtaattattttttttgtaatgggCGTGAAGCCTAAAACATATTTGTCTTATTATATACAGTTTAGTATACAATGATGTGTTAGTGcactgtatatatttacattgaaataagttCTATGTTCAATTCATATTGATTAACCATTATATTACTTTTGCATGGATTACAATGTTGAATAACACCTGTATGACGCTACTCATGTGATAAACTATATTAAAAGGAGGCAGaatcattgtttcattttagcTACTCATGTGATATACTATATTAAAAGGAGGTAGaatcattgtttcattttagcTACTCATGTGATATACTATATTAAAAGGAGGCAGaatcattgtttcattttagcTACTCATGTGATATACTATATTAATAGGAGGTAGAATCGTTGTTTCATTTTAGCTACTCATGTGATATACTATATTAAAAGGAGGTagaatcatttttcattttagcTACTCATATGATATACTATATTAAAAGGAGTTAGaatcattgtttcattttagcTACTCATATGATATACTATATTAAAAGGAGGTagaatcatttttcattttagcTACTCATATGATATACCATATTAAAAGGAGTTAGaatcattgtttcattttagcTACTCATATGATATACTATATTAAAAGGAGGTAGaatcattgtttcattttagcTACTCATATGATATACTATTTTAAAAGGAGGTAGaatcattgtttcattttagcTTCGTTAAACATGTTAAAGCTGTACCTTTTTCTATTATATTCCCTTTATCGACTGAAAATGGAAAAGACGAGCGACCTTGTTCACTCCGCtgtgctcttgttttatttatttcacttgtaATGGCCTTTGATATTCTGTTCAATCGATCGCCACAACATCAAACGAAAACAGATTCATGAATGtttaatagtttcaatattCCGAATGACAATGACATTTTTCGCTCCAAAAACCTGATACGACCAACAATCTTATCAGAGCAC from Mya arenaria isolate MELC-2E11 chromosome 7, ASM2691426v1 carries:
- the LOC128240193 gene encoding serine protease inhibitor Cvsi-2-like: MRIVLSCAVVLTCLALAYGEDCQGPADCSHVTCQDGGWTLDCNAGQCTCSSQSHTCTTLADCAHVPDHGCHRELHCVDGRCSCRFDGPGGPGGPGGPIGR